The Aminithiophilus ramosus genome contains a region encoding:
- the tadA gene encoding tRNA adenosine(34) deaminase TadA, giving the protein MTPLSVFSEADRDFMNLALAEARLALETGDVPVGALVVSAGQVVGRGHNGREARGDPLAHAEMIALAQAARTLGRWRLSDCTLYVTLEPCPMCAGAILQCRLGHLVFGASDSRAGCCGTLYDLLADGRFPVRVACRRGLMAQEAAGLLSGFFRSRRRARKAEKGPEPPFCP; this is encoded by the coding sequence GTGACTCCCCTAAGCGTTTTTTCCGAGGCCGACAGGGATTTTATGAATCTGGCCCTCGCCGAGGCTCGCCTGGCTCTCGAGACGGGCGATGTCCCCGTCGGGGCCCTTGTCGTATCCGCCGGCCAGGTCGTCGGGCGGGGGCACAACGGCCGCGAGGCCCGGGGCGATCCCTTGGCCCACGCCGAAATGATCGCCCTCGCCCAGGCCGCCCGCACTCTGGGGCGGTGGCGCCTCTCGGACTGCACGCTCTACGTCACCCTCGAGCCCTGTCCCATGTGTGCCGGGGCCATCCTCCAGTGCCGTCTCGGTCACCTCGTCTTCGGCGCCTCCGATTCCCGCGCCGGCTGCTGCGGGACTCTCTACGACCTCCTGGCCGACGGGCGCTTCCCCGTCCGGGTCGCCTGTCGCAGGGGGCTGATGGCTCAGGAGGCCGCCGGGCTCCTGAGCGGGTTCTTCCGCTCCAGGCGAAGGGCGCGAAAAGCCGAGAAAGGACCCGAGCCGCCTTTCTGTCCCTGA
- the speD gene encoding adenosylmethionine decarboxylase — translation MEIRPIDKLKLYGFNNLTKTLSFNMYDICYARTRDESQAYIDYVDEEYNADRLTRILTDVSNIIGANILNVAKQDYEPQGASVTMLISEEPLGCGSRDCSGKEVPGPLPDSVAAHLDKSHITVHTYPEIHPDQGISTFRVDLDVSTCGKISPLKALNYLLHAFNPDIAIVDYRVRGFTRDVSGRKIFIDHEINSIQNYIAAEMRDLYQMIDVNVYQENLFHTKMILREFDLDNYLFDTTEQMLLPGERKKIRNRIKKEMQEIFSGMNISQI, via the coding sequence ATGGAAATCCGGCCCATTGACAAGCTCAAGCTCTACGGCTTCAACAACCTCACCAAAACCCTGAGTTTCAACATGTACGACATCTGCTACGCACGGACGCGCGACGAGAGTCAGGCCTACATCGACTATGTCGACGAGGAATACAACGCCGACCGTCTGACGCGGATCTTGACGGACGTCTCCAACATCATCGGCGCCAACATCCTCAACGTCGCCAAACAGGACTACGAGCCCCAGGGAGCCAGCGTGACCATGCTCATCTCCGAGGAGCCTCTGGGCTGCGGCAGCCGCGACTGTTCCGGCAAGGAGGTGCCGGGGCCCCTGCCCGACAGCGTGGCGGCCCACCTCGACAAAAGCCACATCACCGTCCATACTTACCCGGAAATTCATCCCGACCAGGGGATCAGCACCTTCCGCGTCGATCTCGACGTCTCGACCTGCGGCAAGATATCGCCCCTGAAGGCCCTCAACTACCTCCTCCATGCCTTCAACCCCGACATCGCCATCGTCGACTACCGCGTCAGGGGCTTCACGCGCGACGTGAGCGGCCGCAAGATCTTCATCGATCACGAGATCAACTCGATCCAGAACTACATCGCCGCCGAAATGCGCGACCTCTACCAGATGATCGACGTCAACGTCTATCAGGAGAACCTCTTCCATACCAAAATGATCCTCCGCGAGTTCGATCTCGACAATTACCTCTTCGACACGACGGAGCAGATGCTCCTGCCCGGAGAGAGAAAGAAGATCCGCAACCGCATCAAAAAAGAGATGCAGGAGATCTTCTCGGGAATGAACATCTCTCAGATCTGA
- the ybaK gene encoding Cys-tRNA(Pro) deacylase, which produces MKKTNAARVLDRMKIAYELGEYAFDEEHLGAEHVAAEIGLPLDQVFKTLVARGDGREVVMACVPGSGDLDLKALAALAGFKKVEMVPLKEVQPLTGYIRGGVSPLAPKKAYRLFIDASALSFPFISVSAGQRGLQIKVAPGDLVAATGALVGSLVKDR; this is translated from the coding sequence TTGAAGAAGACCAACGCCGCCCGAGTCCTGGACCGGATGAAGATCGCCTACGAGTTGGGCGAATACGCCTTCGACGAAGAGCATCTCGGCGCCGAACACGTGGCGGCCGAGATCGGCCTTCCCCTCGACCAGGTCTTCAAGACCCTCGTCGCCCGCGGCGACGGCCGGGAAGTCGTCATGGCCTGCGTCCCCGGGTCGGGCGATCTGGATCTGAAGGCCCTCGCCGCCCTCGCGGGCTTCAAGAAGGTCGAGATGGTCCCCCTCAAGGAAGTCCAGCCCCTGACGGGTTACATCCGGGGAGGCGTCTCTCCCCTGGCGCCGAAGAAGGCCTACCGACTTTTCATCGACGCCTCGGCCCTCTCCTTCCCCTTCATCTCCGTCAGCGCCGGCCAGAGAGGCCTCCAGATCAAGGTGGCCCCCGGTGATCTCGTCGCCGCCACGGGAGCCCTGGTGGGCTCTCTCGTCAAAGACCGATAA
- a CDS encoding nitroreductase family protein: MSFDPVLARRSIRRYKADPVPAEKVTLLLKAAMSAPSAHNQQPWEFIVIDDRKHLDAIPGVHPYSKMLLEAPMAILVCSRQETLTASDFWPQDCAAATENILVEATALDLSTVWMGIYPKEPLMKAMTEMFRLPENIIPFSLIAVGYGAEEKKPSNRYDEARIHRNGW, encoded by the coding sequence ATGTCTTTCGATCCCGTCCTCGCGCGCAGGAGCATCCGCCGCTACAAGGCCGATCCCGTCCCGGCCGAGAAGGTGACGCTCCTTCTCAAGGCCGCCATGAGCGCCCCCTCGGCCCACAACCAGCAGCCCTGGGAATTTATCGTCATCGACGACCGGAAACATCTCGACGCCATCCCCGGCGTCCACCCCTATTCGAAGATGCTCCTCGAGGCGCCTATGGCCATCCTCGTCTGCTCCCGCCAGGAGACCCTGACGGCCTCCGACTTCTGGCCCCAGGACTGCGCCGCCGCCACGGAGAACATCCTCGTCGAGGCGACGGCCCTGGATCTGTCCACGGTCTGGATGGGCATCTACCCCAAGGAGCCTCTCATGAAGGCCATGACGGAGATGTTCCGTCTTCCCGAGAACATCATCCCCTTTTCCCTCATCGCCGTCGGTTACGGCGCCGAGGAGAAAAAGCCCTCGAACCGCTACGACGAGGCCCGGATTCACCGCAACGGCTGGTAG
- a CDS encoding ABC-F family ATP-binding cassette domain-containing protein gives MIRITKGQLRFGERVLFRDLSLAVPDGGRLGLVGRNGAGKTTLLRVLAGETSLDEGTVETPPREQMGYLAQDLAELGPADVVDFLKARASLAPLEGELRRLEALIAENASDASLLSRYDRVNAKIAALDGFSFEARAAKVLAGLGFPPGSLRRSCDAFSGGWKMRLMLAALLLAAPKTMLLDEPTNHLDTESLEWLEGYLRDYRGTLVVISHDRRFLDKMTFETAELALGRITLYKGNFSYYLEESVKRKEALEKEAQRQDAEIKRTEQFIERFRYKATKATQVQSRIKQLEKIERIEIEADETTATLRFPPCPRSGHDVVAVEGAARRYGDLEVFRDASFTLHRGEKVALVGVNGAGKSTLSRLLAFQEEPSAGTIVKGHNVLPAFFSQESSRNLDYGNTVWQEVTATGSLLSEVQRRSLLGAFLFSGEDIHKPVSVLSGGEKSRLGLLKILLSPSNFLVLDEPTNHLDMATKELFQQALLGYDGTLVIVSHDRHFLDDLAARVIEIRQGRVYDYHGNYSYFIERRARLLELETPGATAEGEAPPSTEKERKRDEARRRNEIYRRRQEILVDLGPLEARIETLEKRKREIEGSLCDPQVLADSERVRALMIALDETKGEIESRLPLWEELMERLEAVETRPV, from the coding sequence ATGATACGCATCACGAAAGGTCAACTGCGTTTCGGCGAGAGAGTTCTTTTCCGAGACCTCTCCCTCGCCGTTCCCGACGGAGGACGACTGGGGCTCGTGGGCCGCAACGGAGCGGGAAAGACGACGCTCCTCCGCGTCCTGGCCGGAGAGACCTCCCTCGACGAGGGCACCGTCGAGACGCCCCCCCGAGAGCAGATGGGCTACCTCGCCCAGGACCTGGCCGAACTGGGACCGGCGGACGTCGTCGATTTCCTCAAGGCCCGGGCCTCCCTGGCCCCCCTGGAGGGCGAGCTGCGCCGCCTCGAGGCCCTCATCGCCGAAAACGCCTCCGATGCCTCCCTACTGTCCCGCTATGACCGAGTCAACGCCAAGATCGCCGCTCTCGACGGTTTTTCCTTCGAGGCCCGAGCCGCCAAGGTCCTTGCCGGCCTGGGCTTTCCCCCGGGGTCCCTCCGCCGCTCCTGCGACGCCTTTTCCGGCGGATGGAAGATGCGCCTCATGCTGGCGGCCCTTCTTTTGGCGGCGCCGAAAACGATGCTCCTCGACGAACCGACGAACCATCTCGACACGGAAAGCCTCGAATGGCTCGAGGGCTATCTTCGCGACTACAGGGGGACGCTCGTCGTCATCTCCCACGACAGGCGTTTTCTCGACAAGATGACCTTCGAGACGGCGGAACTGGCTCTCGGCCGGATCACCCTCTACAAGGGGAACTTCTCCTACTACCTCGAAGAGAGCGTCAAGAGAAAGGAGGCCCTCGAGAAGGAGGCGCAGCGTCAGGACGCCGAGATCAAGAGGACGGAGCAGTTCATCGAGCGCTTCCGCTACAAGGCCACGAAGGCCACCCAGGTCCAGAGCCGCATCAAACAGCTCGAGAAGATCGAACGCATTGAGATCGAGGCCGACGAGACGACGGCGACGCTCCGGTTTCCTCCCTGTCCCAGGAGCGGCCACGACGTCGTCGCCGTCGAGGGGGCAGCCCGACGCTACGGCGACCTCGAGGTCTTCCGCGACGCCTCCTTCACCCTCCACCGGGGAGAGAAGGTGGCCCTCGTCGGCGTCAACGGCGCCGGGAAGTCGACCCTTTCCCGCCTTCTGGCCTTTCAGGAAGAGCCTTCCGCAGGAACGATCGTCAAGGGACACAACGTCCTTCCGGCCTTCTTCTCCCAGGAGAGCAGCCGCAACCTGGACTACGGCAACACGGTCTGGCAGGAGGTGACGGCCACGGGCTCTCTTCTCTCCGAAGTGCAGAGGCGGAGCCTCTTAGGGGCCTTCCTCTTCTCCGGGGAGGACATCCACAAGCCCGTCTCCGTCCTCTCCGGAGGGGAGAAGTCGCGCCTGGGCCTTCTCAAGATCCTCCTGAGTCCCTCCAACTTCCTCGTCCTCGACGAGCCGACGAACCACCTCGACATGGCCACGAAGGAGCTCTTCCAGCAGGCCCTTCTCGGCTACGACGGAACCCTCGTCATCGTCTCCCACGACCGCCATTTCCTCGACGATCTGGCGGCCCGCGTCATCGAGATCCGCCAGGGACGAGTCTACGACTACCACGGCAACTACTCCTATTTCATCGAGCGGCGAGCGCGTCTCCTCGAGCTGGAGACTCCCGGGGCGACGGCCGAGGGGGAAGCGCCACCCTCGACGGAAAAGGAACGCAAGCGCGACGAGGCCCGGCGGCGCAACGAAATCTACAGGAGACGGCAGGAGATTCTCGTCGACCTGGGCCCCCTCGAGGCACGCATCGAGACCCTGGAAAAGAGGAAGAGAGAGATAGAAGGGTCCCTCTGCGACCCCCAGGTTCTGGCCGATTCGGAGAGGGTCCGGGCCCTCATGATCGCCCTCGACGAGACGAAAGGGGAAATAGAGAGCCGCCTTCCCCTCTGGGAAGAGCTCATGGAGCGCCTCGAGGCCGTCGAAACCCGACCGGTCTGA
- a CDS encoding YhdT family protein: protein MAAPLKGRGRFRQADREALYALALALLNFLWWYATAYGLGSGPVETYRYIAGFPAWFFLSAIVGFLLFSFLAAAMVKLLFRDMPLDDEARR, encoded by the coding sequence ATGGCTGCCCCTCTCAAGGGACGAGGACGCTTCCGCCAGGCCGACAGGGAGGCTCTCTACGCCCTCGCTCTCGCTTTGCTCAACTTTCTCTGGTGGTACGCCACGGCCTACGGCCTCGGCTCGGGCCCCGTCGAGACCTACCGCTACATCGCCGGTTTCCCGGCCTGGTTCTTTCTCAGCGCCATCGTCGGCTTTCTTCTTTTCTCCTTCCTCGCCGCGGCCATGGTGAAGCTCCTCTTCCGCGACATGCCCCTCGACGACGAGGCCCGGCGATGA
- the panF gene encoding sodium/pantothenate symporter, giving the protein MRGDASILVPVVLYLALMYGLALWTNRRLSRADNFLEEYFIGGRTMGGLVLAMTLVATYTSASSFIGGPGVAYTMGLGWVLLAMIQLPTAWLTLGVLGKRFAIIGRRIGAVNVNDFLWARYRSRAVVFCGSLSLVLFFVAAMVAQFIGGARLFESLTGLDYRLGLALFALSVVLYTTVGGFRAVALTDTVQGFVMIVGTVAILWGTIRAGGGLTPIMETLRQTDPALLTPFGPKDFISRPFILSFWVLVCFAVIGLPHTAVRCMGYRDSRSMHRAILIGTFVMGFLMLGMHLCGVFGRAVLPGLPSGDSIMPEITLRVLPPLWAGLFLAGPLAAIMSTVDSQLLLASATLVKDLFVRYGAPGEPRSIPAEKTLRRAGFATTALLGLIVFGAALRPPSLIVWINLFAFGGLEAAFLWPLVLGLYWRRANGAGALASMITGVATFFLLSIYVKRFLGMNVIVPTLAIALVVFVAVSLATRAPDEATLAPFWED; this is encoded by the coding sequence ATGAGAGGCGACGCGTCCATTCTCGTCCCCGTCGTCCTCTACCTGGCCCTCATGTACGGCCTGGCCCTCTGGACGAACCGGAGGCTGTCGAGGGCCGACAATTTTCTCGAAGAGTATTTCATCGGAGGCCGCACCATGGGCGGCCTCGTCCTGGCCATGACCCTCGTCGCCACCTACACCAGCGCCAGCAGTTTCATCGGCGGCCCCGGCGTGGCCTACACCATGGGCCTCGGCTGGGTCCTCCTGGCCATGATCCAGCTTCCCACGGCCTGGCTCACTTTGGGCGTCCTGGGCAAGCGCTTCGCCATCATCGGCCGCCGCATCGGCGCCGTCAACGTCAACGACTTTCTTTGGGCCCGCTACCGCAGCAGGGCCGTCGTCTTCTGCGGCTCCCTCTCCCTCGTCCTCTTTTTCGTCGCCGCCATGGTGGCCCAGTTCATCGGGGGAGCCCGCCTCTTCGAGAGCCTGACGGGCCTCGACTACCGTCTGGGGCTCGCCCTCTTCGCCCTCTCCGTCGTCCTCTACACCACGGTGGGCGGCTTCCGCGCCGTGGCCCTCACCGACACGGTTCAGGGCTTCGTCATGATCGTCGGCACCGTGGCCATCCTCTGGGGAACGATCCGGGCCGGAGGCGGCCTGACCCCCATCATGGAGACCCTCCGCCAGACCGACCCGGCCCTCCTGACGCCCTTCGGCCCCAAGGACTTCATCTCCAGGCCCTTCATCCTCTCCTTCTGGGTCCTGGTCTGCTTCGCCGTCATCGGCCTGCCCCACACGGCCGTGCGGTGCATGGGCTACAGGGACAGTCGATCCATGCACCGGGCCATCCTCATCGGCACCTTCGTCATGGGCTTTCTCATGCTGGGCATGCACCTGTGCGGCGTCTTCGGCCGCGCCGTCCTCCCCGGACTCCCCTCGGGGGACAGCATCATGCCCGAAATCACCCTTCGCGTCCTGCCCCCTCTCTGGGCCGGCCTTTTCCTTGCCGGCCCCCTGGCGGCCATCATGTCCACCGTCGACTCCCAGCTGCTCCTGGCCTCGGCCACTCTCGTCAAAGACCTTTTCGTCCGCTACGGCGCCCCGGGAGAGCCTCGCTCCATCCCGGCGGAAAAGACGCTCCGCCGGGCCGGTTTCGCCACGACGGCCCTTCTGGGACTCATCGTCTTCGGTGCGGCCCTCAGGCCGCCCTCGCTCATCGTCTGGATCAACCTCTTCGCCTTCGGCGGACTGGAGGCGGCCTTCCTCTGGCCCCTCGTCCTGGGGCTCTACTGGCGAAGGGCCAACGGAGCGGGAGCGTTGGCCTCGATGATAACGGGCGTGGCGACCTTCTTTCTCCTCTCCATCTACGTCAAACGCTTTCTGGGCATGAACGTCATCGTCCCCACCCTCGCCATCGCCCTCGTCGTCTTCGTCGCCGTCAGCCTCGCCACGAGAGCTCCCGACGAGGCGACGCTGGCCCCCTTCTGGGAAGACTGA
- a CDS encoding ABC transporter permease translates to MELIVPILAAAVRSGTPILYATLGEIVTEKSGVMNLGMEGVMLVGALTGFSVTYHGGSPWAGLVAAFAVGALLCAVHAFLCVTLGANQVVCGLALTLFGTGASSLVGRGLVGETIEGLSAFPLPLLSRVPLLGPVLFCQDAMVYLSFFLVAFLWFFLFHTRPGLHLRAVGESPAAATAAGLSVPAVRWAATLCGGGLAALGGAYLSVVNSHMWVEQMTSGRGWIAVALVIFGIWHPLRSTLGAYLFGGVGALQLRVQAGGTSIPAPLLLMLPYVLTIVVLTGISIKKGKGILLGAPAALGLPFHREERE, encoded by the coding sequence ATGGAGCTTATCGTCCCCATTCTCGCCGCCGCCGTCCGAAGCGGCACGCCCATTCTCTACGCCACTCTGGGCGAGATCGTCACGGAAAAATCGGGCGTCATGAACCTGGGCATGGAAGGGGTCATGCTCGTCGGTGCCCTGACGGGTTTTTCCGTCACCTACCACGGCGGTTCCCCCTGGGCGGGGCTGGTTGCGGCCTTCGCCGTCGGCGCCCTGCTCTGCGCCGTCCACGCCTTTCTCTGCGTCACGTTGGGGGCCAATCAGGTCGTCTGCGGCCTGGCCCTGACCCTCTTCGGCACGGGAGCGAGCTCTCTCGTCGGGCGAGGCCTTGTGGGCGAGACCATCGAAGGTCTCTCGGCCTTTCCCCTGCCCCTTCTCTCCCGTGTCCCCCTCCTGGGGCCCGTTCTCTTCTGCCAGGACGCCATGGTCTATCTGTCTTTCTTTCTCGTCGCCTTTCTCTGGTTCTTTCTCTTTCACACCCGGCCGGGCCTCCATCTCCGCGCCGTGGGGGAGAGCCCGGCGGCGGCCACGGCGGCGGGCCTTTCCGTCCCTGCCGTCCGTTGGGCCGCGACGCTCTGCGGCGGAGGGCTGGCCGCCCTGGGAGGGGCCTATCTTTCCGTCGTCAACAGCCACATGTGGGTCGAGCAGATGACGTCGGGCCGGGGGTGGATCGCCGTCGCCCTCGTCATCTTCGGCATCTGGCATCCGCTGAGATCGACGTTGGGCGCCTACCTCTTCGGCGGCGTGGGCGCCCTTCAGCTCCGTGTCCAGGCCGGGGGGACGAGCATCCCGGCGCCGCTTCTGCTCATGCTTCCCTATGTGCTGACGATCGTTGTCCTCACGGGAATCTCCATCAAGAAGGGAAAGGGCATTCTTCTCGGCGCTCCTGCCGCCTTGGGACTTCCCTTTCACAGGGAGGAGCGCGAGTAG
- a CDS encoding ABC transporter permease, with protein sequence MKIEKRFESPRWMEWGLPLIALALAFSAGALLLVPMGVSPLEAYGAMIRGSLADGYGLSETVVKAIPIALCSLAVALAFTMLVWNIGAEGQLVAGALAATAAVRCFPSEQAPLMLGTMMVMAALAGGLWGAFAGWLKAKWSVNEIITTLMMNYIAILGLEYFVYGPWRDPASLGFPLTKAFHGAARLPQFFGTRVHGGLFLALLAALALHIVLRWTRWGYEIRVIGQNARAAAYAGMATSRHIVAVLFLSGAIAGLAGMGEVAGLQGRLQPGFSVGYGFTAIIVAWLARLNPFAILVVSFFMGALLVGGDTLQVVMRLPLSSVQVLQGLILFCVLGGEFFRHYRLRFHRGESDV encoded by the coding sequence GTGAAGATCGAAAAGCGCTTTGAAAGCCCCCGGTGGATGGAGTGGGGCCTTCCCCTCATCGCCCTTGCCCTGGCCTTTTCCGCCGGGGCGCTGCTTCTCGTACCCATGGGCGTCTCGCCCCTTGAGGCCTACGGGGCCATGATCCGAGGCTCCCTGGCCGACGGCTACGGCCTCAGCGAGACCGTCGTCAAGGCCATTCCCATAGCCCTTTGCAGCCTCGCCGTCGCCCTGGCCTTCACCATGCTCGTCTGGAACATCGGCGCCGAGGGACAGCTCGTGGCGGGAGCCCTGGCCGCTACGGCGGCCGTCCGCTGCTTCCCCTCGGAACAGGCGCCTCTCATGCTCGGCACGATGATGGTCATGGCGGCCCTGGCGGGCGGCCTCTGGGGGGCCTTCGCCGGCTGGCTCAAGGCCAAGTGGTCCGTCAACGAGATCATCACGACCCTCATGATGAACTACATCGCCATTCTGGGGCTGGAGTACTTCGTCTACGGACCCTGGCGCGATCCTGCCAGCCTGGGCTTTCCCCTGACGAAGGCCTTTCACGGGGCGGCTCGCCTGCCGCAGTTTTTCGGTACCCGCGTCCACGGCGGACTCTTTCTGGCCCTGCTGGCGGCCCTGGCCCTTCATATCGTCCTCCGCTGGACGCGATGGGGCTACGAGATCCGCGTCATCGGCCAGAACGCCCGGGCCGCGGCCTATGCCGGAATGGCCACGTCGCGCCACATCGTCGCCGTCCTTTTCCTCTCCGGCGCCATCGCCGGACTGGCCGGAATGGGCGAAGTGGCAGGCCTTCAGGGGCGTCTCCAGCCGGGATTTTCCGTCGGCTACGGCTTCACGGCCATCATCGTCGCCTGGCTGGCCCGTCTCAATCCCTTCGCCATCCTCGTCGTCTCCTTCTTCATGGGGGCCCTTCTCGTCGGAGGCGACACGCTTCAGGTCGTCATGCGCCTGCCTCTGTCGAGCGTCCAGGTCCTTCAGGGGCTGATTCTCTTTTGCGTCCTCGGCGGCGAGTTCTTCCGCCACTACCGTCTTCGGTTCCACCGAGGGGAGAGTGACGTCTGA
- a CDS encoding ABC transporter ATP-binding protein: MTAPSPLVDLRGITKVFLGTAANDGVDFDVRPGEVHALLGENGAGKSTLMNVLCGLYRPDGGKLFVSGREVRFRSPGDAIAAGIGMVHQHFMLIPVQTVWENMILGQEGLDFVLGKRAICRRIAELADRYGLHVDPERPVWQLSIGEQQRVAILRMLYREAKVLILDEPTAVLTPQEARRLFETLTRMKAEGHGIVFISHKLDEVAEIADRVTILRRGRKIGTVSASGVGPEELAEMMIGSPVPSAVNKRNVTSGEVLLRAEGICARGDKDLPVLHDLSLSLRRGEILGLAGVDGNGQTELCEALVGLRPLTGGSLFFGERDMTGASVRDSLVSGIRYIPADRRGTGLVPTMNLRENYALRHYWRRAYGKGPFLAWEALAGQTGRVAERFDVVSPSLGIPVRMLSGGNLQKLMLARELDGEPQVVVAMQPTWGLDVGATAFVRERLLDARSKGAAVFLVSEDLEELLALSDRLAVIHKGRLMGLLDDPRKATEEMLGLMMAGRPLESLKEEACDGEDRKAL, translated from the coding sequence ATGACAGCCCCTTCTCCCCTTGTCGATCTGCGGGGAATAACGAAGGTCTTTCTGGGAACGGCGGCCAACGACGGCGTCGACTTCGACGTTCGCCCCGGCGAGGTCCACGCCCTGCTCGGTGAGAACGGAGCGGGAAAGAGCACCCTGATGAACGTGCTCTGCGGTCTTTATCGTCCCGACGGGGGAAAGCTCTTTGTCTCCGGCAGGGAGGTCCGTTTCCGGTCGCCCGGCGACGCCATCGCCGCCGGCATCGGGATGGTTCATCAGCACTTCATGCTCATCCCCGTTCAGACGGTCTGGGAGAACATGATTCTGGGCCAGGAGGGACTCGACTTCGTCCTCGGCAAAAGAGCCATATGTCGGCGCATCGCCGAACTGGCCGACCGTTACGGTCTTCATGTCGATCCCGAGCGGCCCGTCTGGCAGCTCTCCATCGGCGAACAGCAGCGTGTGGCCATCCTGCGCATGCTCTACCGTGAGGCCAAGGTCCTCATCCTCGACGAGCCGACGGCCGTTCTCACGCCTCAGGAGGCCCGTCGCCTCTTCGAGACGCTGACGCGGATGAAGGCCGAGGGCCACGGCATCGTCTTCATCTCCCACAAGCTCGACGAGGTGGCCGAGATCGCCGACAGGGTCACCATTCTCCGCAGGGGGAGAAAGATCGGCACCGTCAGTGCCTCCGGCGTCGGTCCCGAGGAACTGGCCGAGATGATGATCGGCAGTCCCGTCCCTTCCGCCGTGAACAAGCGGAACGTGACGTCCGGCGAGGTCCTCCTCAGGGCGGAGGGGATCTGCGCCAGAGGCGACAAGGATCTCCCCGTCCTTCACGACCTCTCCCTCTCCCTTCGACGCGGCGAGATCCTGGGCCTGGCCGGCGTCGACGGCAACGGTCAGACGGAACTCTGCGAGGCCCTCGTGGGGCTTCGCCCTCTCACCGGAGGTTCGCTCTTTTTCGGTGAAAGGGACATGACGGGAGCCTCGGTCCGCGATTCCCTCGTCTCCGGTATCCGTTACATCCCCGCCGACAGGCGGGGGACGGGACTGGTGCCGACGATGAACCTCCGCGAGAACTATGCCCTGCGTCACTACTGGCGCAGGGCATACGGCAAGGGGCCCTTCCTGGCATGGGAGGCCCTGGCGGGCCAGACGGGACGGGTCGCCGAGCGTTTCGACGTCGTCTCTCCCTCTCTGGGCATCCCCGTTCGCATGCTCTCCGGAGGCAATCTGCAGAAGCTCATGCTGGCCCGCGAGCTCGACGGGGAGCCTCAGGTCGTCGTGGCCATGCAGCCCACCTGGGGACTCGACGTGGGGGCCACGGCCTTCGTCCGCGAACGTCTCCTCGATGCCCGATCGAAGGGGGCCGCCGTCTTCCTCGTCTCCGAGGATCTGGAGGAGCTTCTGGCTCTCAGCGACAGGCTGGCCGTCATCCACAAGGGACGTCTCATGGGCCTTCTCGACGATCCCCGGAAGGCGACGGAGGAGATGCTGGGACTCATGATGGCCGGCAGGCCGCTGGAATCGCTGAAGGAGGAGGCCTGTGACGGTGAAGATCGAAAAGCGCTTTGA
- a CDS encoding BMP family ABC transporter substrate-binding protein yields the protein MRKGLLLSLVVALVVGFAGAALAFEAIAPENLKVGWVYIGPVGDGGWTYMHDKGRVAMEEAYPGVTSSLVESVPEGPDSARVMETFIRNGAKVIFATSFGYMDFVQDVAKKYPDVMFLHCSGFKRADNVGTYFGRMYQARYLSGLVAGSMSKNNVIGYVAAHPIPEVIRGINAFTVGARKVNPDVKVKVIWLFSWFDPGKEKEAAKALIDAGADVIAMHADTGATPQAAEEAGVYVVGYNNDMSKYAPTKHLTAPVWDWGAYYKYVVGQVTAGTWKSEDIWWGLKEGFVDLAPFGADVPQEVRDLVASEKARIVDGQWDVFAGPVSNQKGDVVVPEGTTMSDAEMLSMNWFVEGVEGDIPQ from the coding sequence ATGAGAAAGGGATTGTTGCTGTCGCTTGTCGTCGCGCTTGTGGTCGGCTTTGCCGGCGCGGCCCTGGCCTTCGAGGCCATCGCACCGGAGAATCTGAAGGTGGGCTGGGTCTACATCGGCCCCGTAGGAGACGGCGGGTGGACCTACATGCACGACAAGGGGCGCGTCGCCATGGAAGAGGCCTATCCCGGCGTCACGTCGAGTCTCGTCGAGTCCGTTCCCGAGGGCCCCGATTCGGCCCGCGTCATGGAGACCTTCATCCGCAACGGCGCCAAGGTCATTTTCGCCACCTCCTTCGGCTACATGGACTTCGTCCAGGACGTGGCCAAGAAGTACCCCGACGTCATGTTCCTCCACTGCTCGGGATTCAAGCGCGCCGATAACGTGGGCACCTATTTCGGCCGCATGTACCAGGCCCGCTACCTCTCCGGTCTCGTCGCCGGGAGCATGTCGAAGAACAACGTCATCGGCTATGTGGCGGCCCATCCCATTCCCGAAGTCATCCGCGGCATCAACGCCTTCACCGTCGGAGCCCGCAAGGTCAACCCCGATGTGAAGGTCAAGGTCATCTGGCTCTTCTCCTGGTTCGACCCCGGCAAGGAAAAGGAGGCCGCCAAGGCCCTCATCGACGCCGGCGCCGACGTCATCGCCATGCACGCCGACACGGGCGCCACGCCTCAGGCCGCCGAGGAGGCCGGCGTCTACGTCGTGGGCTACAACAACGACATGTCCAAATACGCTCCGACGAAGCACCTGACGGCTCCCGTCTGGGACTGGGGCGCCTACTACAAGTACGTCGTCGGCCAGGTCACGGCGGGCACGTGGAAGTCGGAGGACATCTGGTGGGGACTCAAAGAGGGCTTCGTCGACCTCGCTCCCTTCGGCGCCGACGTTCCTCAGGAGGTCCGCGACCTCGTGGCCTCCGAGAAGGCCCGCATCGTCGACGGCCAGTGGGACGTCTTCGCCGGGCCCGTCAGCAACCAGAAGGGCGACGTCGTCGTCCCCGAGGGAACGACGATGTCCGATGCCGAAATGCTCTCCATGAACTGGTTCGTCGAGGGCGTCGAGGGCGACATTCCCCAATAG